DNA sequence from the Flavobacteriales bacterium TMED191 genome:
TGTTTATTTCAAATAAAACATGGATGTTCCTTATAATTGCTCCTATAATTTTATTTTATCTTTACCGTCAAGACAGCAATAAATTTATATATACTATTTTTTTTCTTTTAGTGTGTTTTGGTATTACTGATTTAATTCATCTTCATTGTTTTAAAAATATATTTATGCGCTTAAGGCCATGTTGGGATCCTGAAATTTCTCATCTAAGTAGGATTGTTGTTGAAAAAGGTGGCATGTATAGTTTTGTATCTGGACATGCTGCAAATTCTACGGCAATTGTTTCATTTTTTTTACTTCAGTTAAATCAAAAAAATAAGTTTTTGAAATATGGATTAATAATTTGGCTACTGTTAGTATGTTATAGTAGGATTTATTTAGGTAAGCATTTCCCACTGGATGTATTTTTTGGTGCTATTTTAGGTTTAATTATCGCTCATTTTATTTCCAATTTTTTTCATTATATCAAAATTAACAAATGAAATTGTTTTATATTTTCTTAGGGGGTGGATTAGGCTGTGTATTAAGATATTTAATCTCCTTAAATTTTCTACAATTTACTTTCCCTTTAGCAACATTTCTAGTTAATTTAATTAGTTGTATAATTTATGGAATCGCTATTTTTTTTATTAGTTATTTAGATCTTAATAAGGAATGGAGTTTATTTTTATTTGTCGGATTTTGTGGTGGATTAAGTACTTTTTCTACTTTTAGTTATGAAACCTTAAATTTATTAAGAGATGGACATATTGCTTACGCATTTCTAAATATTGTATTTAGTATTTCAATGTGCTGTGGTGTTTTGTATTTATTTATTAAAAAATTACAGTAGTTC
Encoded proteins:
- a CDS encoding phosphatase PAP2 family protein: MIENIISLDKQLFIFLNNLGSEKWDSFWVFISNKTWMFLIIAPIILFYLYRQDSNKFIYTIFFLLVCFGITDLIHLHCFKNIFMRLRPCWDPEISHLSRIVVEKGGMYSFVSGHAANSTAIVSFFLLQLNQKNKFLKYGLIIWLLLVCYSRIYLGKHFPLDVFFGAILGLIIAHFISNFFHYIKINK
- the crcB gene encoding fluoride efflux transporter CrcB, with translation MKLFYIFLGGGLGCVLRYLISLNFLQFTFPLATFLVNLISCIIYGIAIFFISYLDLNKEWSLFLFVGFCGGLSTFSTFSYETLNLLRDGHIAYAFLNIVFSISMCCGVLYLFIKKLQ